From Flexistipes sp.:
GTTCCGCAGATCGGACAGAGACCTTTACAATCTTGGCTGCACAGTCTTTTTACAGGTCTCAGCAAGACCGCTTCCTGCGAAATGATTTCTTCCATATCTATGTAGTCTTCCCTTACAAAATACAGACCCATATCTTCATCTTTAAGTTCAATCTCTTCTGCTTCTGCCTCAGCGCTGCTTTCTTTGACAATTTCTATGAGTATTTTTTCATCTATATCTTCTTTAAATTTTTTAAGGCACCTGTCGCAGCTGTCTTCGATGGTGATATTTAGATTGCCTGTTAATATAAAATTCTCATTAACAGCATATATTGTACCGTTGAAGC
This genomic window contains:
- a CDS encoding YceD family protein; this translates as MRIYFEKIPEEGLEINFSDNFETSESVFNINSFNGTIYAVNENFILTGNLNITIEDSCDRCLKKFKEDIDEKILIEIVKESSAEAEAEEIELKDEDMGLYFVREDYIDMEEIISQEAVLLRPVKRLCSQDCKGLCPICGTNLNEETCSCKQETDDRWADLKKLLENKNRNEV